The sequence AACCAGATAAAAAAAACAGAGCCACGATCAAAACCGCGGCTCTGTTTTTTTATATGGTCGGGGCGAGAGGATTTGAAGGAGCCTACGCCAAAATGCGTCACTGACTGTAATTATTGACTTGGATGACCAACCGGCTACGGCCTCCCAAGCCTCCGACCACCACTTTTCAGGTGGCCGGAAAGATACAATCCTGACTCGAACCAGATAAAAAAAACAGAGCCACGATCAAAACCGCGGCTCTGTTTTTTTATATGGTCGGGGCGAGAGGATTTGAACCTCCGACCACCTGAACCCCATTCAGGTGCGCTACCAGGCTGCGCTACGCCCCGTTTAGTGGAACAGCGATATTTAGCAGTTGAGGAACGCTTAGTCAAGGATTGTTGTCCGAAATGACTGATAAGTTTTAGGATACAAAATCCAAGATCAAGATTCCCAAAACCTTTCAGGCCTCGCTATGACAAGACCGACTGGATTCCTGGTCAGTGCCCGGAATGACAGGTTATGACAATACCGACTGGATTCCGAGTCGTTTCCCGGAATGAGGCCAGCCTAAGGCCAATGTTTTATGTTTCATGTTTTACATGCTGACCCGTAATTGTTCCGTTCCATTGCGTGCTGCGTGCTAGCTTTCCTCCTGGCTCCTGGATTCTGCAATAAAAAGGGCCCCATCGGGGCCCTGTAATTTTCTCTGCACTCTGCACTCCTTGGGAACGGATATATTTATCTCCCCGTTCCAAGGTGATCTTTAACCGCATCCACTATAACCTTCAGCCCATCCTTCTTTGCATAGAACTCGTCAAAGCCCGCATTTTTAGCATCCAGGGGACTGACATCCTTGCCCGACATCCCAAACACCCGGAGATTGGACAGTTTATGGTCCTGACGCAGCTTCTTGACCATGGCGAACCCGTCGATACCCGGCATATAAATGTCCAGTACCAGGAGGTCCGGCTTCAGCCTTCCGACCTGCATCAAAGCATCAAATCCGTTGTTAAAGGTGTAGACCTCATAATCCACGGAAAGCGCATCGTCCATAGCCTTGCGGATGAGCTCGTCGTCATCCACAACGTAGACAAGCCCCATGGGTCCCTGCAGTTCCTCAGGGACAGGAAGGTCTCTACCCTTAATGAGCCTCACCAGTTCGCGTCTGGGCACACGATAATGTCCACCCACAGTCTGAAAGGCCACCACCTGCTTGCTCTTGATCCAGTTCTTGATCGTGTTGTGGTGGACTCCCAGCAGCGACCCCACATCATTGGGGGTGTAGTTCTGTTTGACCTTGATTTTTACCTGCATGGTTGTCACCTCGCGTTTCAGTCTGACAATAACCACAATATTCACAAAAAATATACCAGATTCTCCAAAGTTGTCAATTCCTAAAACCGTTAAGTAACAAGCATATGAAAGCTATGGGTTTGATTTTTGATGTTTGATGTTTAAGGTTTGAGGTTACAACCTGAGCTGGGATTTCGGTACCCAAGACACTGCGGCATGGGCCATTTATTGTTATCTGTTAGAGGGTTAGGCTGTATTGTTAAAGCAAAAAAAAAGCCCCATCGGGGGCCATAACTTCAAACTTCAAACATCAATCATGATAAAGGCCCCCTCGGGGCCGCAACGTCAAACATGGATTTAAGGTATTAAAATCGAATCACGAGTCACTAATCACGGCCCCTCAATTATACTCAACGCCTTCTCAAGATCAATGATGGCAGCTTCCACCTTTTTCCGGTCCACCCCGCCTGAAAAGAGATCCATCTGGCCTTTGGCCTTTTCCTCGCTTCTCACTTCCCTCAGTCTCTTGCGGGCCCCTGAAATCGTGTAGTTCTCATCATAAAGAAGTTTTTTGATGAGGAAAACCGTTTCAATATCCTTCTTTCTATAAACTCTCTGGTCGGCCCTGTTTTTGGGGGGATTGAGCATGGGGAACTCACTCTCCCAGTATCTCAGGACGTGAGCTTTGACATCGGTGAGGCGGCTGACTTCACCGATCTTGAAAAATAGCTTATCAGGGATCTCGATAGAATTCGTCAAATCGTTGCCCGGTAATTAAGGCCAGAGTCAGGCTGGCAGGATCATTCGGCCCCGTTAATATGATCTTTAAGTTTCTGGCTTGGCTTGAAAGTCAGAACGCTCCTTGCCGTGATCTCCATCTCCTGCCCCGTTTTGGGGTTCCTTCCCTTCCTGACTTCCTTCTTCCTGATAACAAAGTTACCAAATCCTGATAGCTTGATCTTTTCTCCCTCCTCAAGAACTTCCTTAAGGATATCCAGGATCGACTCCACCGCTTCAGAGGATTCTTTCTTGGAAAAACCGGTCCTGTTGTGAACCACCTCAACGATATCGGCCTTCGTCATCTTTTAAGCCCTCCGGCTATTGTGACAATTCCCTTCATTTTCAAGACTTTGTAGTTTAATGTCATTGAAGAGCTTTGGTCAAGCGAAAAAGATTGGCCACGGCCAATCTTTTTTAGTGCAGAGTAAAAAACTTTTCTGTCAGTTATGTATATTTGCAAATTTCCCCTCTACACCCTGCACTTTACACTCTACACACACGTCTGCGCCTGAAATTATTCAGCGCAGACGTGCCCCAAACTCCTTGCCCAGCGCCTTCACGATGGCTGCCATACTGGAATCCACCTCATCGTCGGTGAGAGTCCTTTCAGCACTCTGAAAACTAAGGGACCACGCCAGGCTCCGGCTTCCTTCAGGCACTCCTTTACCCTCGTAAAGGTCAAACAGGTACACCCTGCCAAGGTCATCACCTTTCTCACGGATGACACCCTCCATAAGTTCAGCGGCTATATCACCGCTCACTACGACAGCCAGATCCCGGAGCACCTCAGGGTACTGGGGAATTCGCCTGTACTTTTTACTCGTATCGATACTGAGCATATGATGGAGATCAAGCTCAAAGGCACCGGCCCATTCCCTTAATCTGCACTTTTCCCTCTGGGAGGGGTGAAGTGTACCGGTCACTCCCAGTGAAACTCCTCCTGCCATCACCCAGGCGCTCTGTCCGGGCTGCAGGTACGGGATATCCATTTCCTTGAAGGAGATATCATGGATACCCACTGAATCAAGCATCGATTCCACCACACCCTTGATATCAAAAAAATCAGCCTCTTCCGGTGCCCGGAACCACTTTTTCCTGTTTCTGGCGCCTGCCATTATTCCAGCCACTCTCACGCGTTCTTCCGGCAATTCACACTCGCCGCAGGGAAGAAATACCCGGCCTGTTTCGTACAGCCTGACATCTTCCATCCTTCTGCTGATGTTCGTCCGGAGGGCCTTCAGCAACCCCGGAAGTATACTGGTTCTCATTACGGTCATCTCATCGGAAATCGGGTTTATGAGAGATACAGGATCAAGTCCGCCGCCGATCCCCAGATCTTCAATGTCCGATTCACTGATAAAGCTGTATGTAACTGCTTCATTGAATCCGAGACCTTCCAGAGTATCCCTGACACCTTCCTGTAACCTGTCCATAGGGTCTGTTTTTATGGGGACGGTCCTGCCCACGGGCATGGTGACAGGTATGCGATCGTAGCCGTAAATCCTGGCGATCTCCTCGATGACATCCGCTTCGATGGCAAGGTCTCGGCGGAACCCTGGAGGGTTGATCGTCCAGACTTCCCCATCCTTATTTTCCGGTTCAAGCTGCAGCCTTTCAAGGGCGGAAACGGCATCCTTTTCGGGAATATCCACCCCAAGGTATGCTGAAACTCTGGGCATCCTGAACTGAACGACCTTCACCTCTTCAGGTCGGGGATGGGCATCGCAGACACCTTTGCAGATCTCACCACCGCCCCATTCATGTATGAGGTACGCCAGCCTGTCTACGGCTCTTACGGTACCGCTGGGGTCTGTTCCCCGTTCAAACCGATAGGATGCTTCTGTGGAAAGCCCAAGACGCTTGGAACTCCGCCTTATGGTTGGCGGATCGAAACAGGCGCTTTCCAGAAGAAGGTCCTTTGTGCCTTCCACGACTTCAGAGTTGATACCGCCCATGATTCCGGCCAGTGCCACTGGCCCGAACCCGTCACAGATCAGCAGATCGTCAACACACAGCGTACGTTTCTGGCCGTCCAGCGTTTCCAGCACTTCATCCTTCAGAGCTTTTCTGACCACGATCCTGTTTTCTGCAAGCCGATGATAGTCGAAAGCATGAAGCGGCTGGCCAAGTTCCATCATGACATAGTTGGTTGCGTCAACAACGTTGCTGATGGACCGGATCCCTATTGATTCCAGTCTCAACGCGATTTTTTCAGGAGAGCTGCCCGGTTTAACGCCCAGAACGACACGCCCGCTGTATCGCGAACACCCTTCGGGATCTTCGATATCAATGGATGTCATGGCCTGAACGTCTGGCCCATCCTCTGAAAGTTTCGTCCTGGGAGCCTTCAGCTTCCTGCCGTAGATGGCGGCTATCTCCCTCGCAACTCCAAGGTGGCAAAGCCAATCAGGCCTGTTGGGTGTCACCCCCACCTCCAGAACGGTCTCCCCTTCAACCTCGTGGATCCCCTCCACCTCCAGCCCCGCCATGGTCAAAGCATCTGCAAGGGTTTGAGTGTCCTCGTTTATGTCGACGTAGTCGGTAAGCCAATCTAAATTTACTTTCATGGAAAATCTCCAAATTCTGTTGAATTGGTGAACCGTAAATCGTGAACGGTGAACAGGAGATAAAAGGCTTTTCAAACTCTCACTATTCACAAAACATTGTTAATTTTTATGTGCTATATACGGCCTGAATTGCATGATTGAATATTAAAATTAATCAATGTTTTACATATACGTGTGAAGCAAAGCTAAAGTTATTTATGAAATATAACTTTTTGGTTTGAGCAGTTTCAACCGTTCACTTTTCACGCTTAACAGTTCACTTCGATTTCTGAAGTTGCCTAGAATTGTTTCAGAAATCGAACATCATTTTCAAACAGCAGCCTGATGTCATCGATGCCGTAATGAAGCATGGCTATCCTTTCCACCCCGATCCCGAAGGCAAAACCCGAATATTTCTCAGTATCGTAACCAACAGATTTGAAAACCTCAGGGTGGACCATCCCGCTGCCCAGAACCTCCAGCCACCCGGTGCCGGAACAGACCCTGCAGCCTTTCCCGTGGCACATGACACACCCCATGTCCATTTCAGCGCTGGGCTCAGTGAACGGGAAAAAACTTGGCCTGAACCGGACAGGGACCTGGTTGCCGAAGAACTGGTGGACAAACTCTACAAGCACCCCTTTAAGATCGCTGAACGCAACGCCTTCATCCACCATGAACCCTTCTACCTGATGAAACATGGGTGAATGTGTAACATCATAATCGTGACGGTAGACACGCCCCGGTGACACGATCCTCAGTGGCGGGTCCTGAATTTCCATCGCCCTGATCTGGACTGGAGATGTATGGGTTCTCAGAACGATATCTTCATCGACGTAGAATGTATCCTGCATATCACGGGCAGGATGATCCTTGGGAATATTAAGAGCTTCGAAATTATAATAATCTTTTTCCACCTCAGGTCCCTGTCGGACCGTGAACCCCATCCCTCTGAAAATATCAAGCATTTCATTCATGACCCGGATAACCGGATGCCTGGTGCCTCGCACCTGGTCAACGCCTGGAAGTGAGATATCGGCCACCTGCCTCTTGAGACTGAGCTCCGACTCTTTCCCCTGGATCAGTTCTTTCTTATCCGCCAGGAGTTCTTCGATCTCTTTCCTTGCCATGTTTACAACCTGGCCGGCGGCAGGACGTTCTTTCGATGATAGTGCCCCGAGACCTTTCAGCAAGGAGGTTACTTCTCCCTTTTTGCCGAGGTACCGGACCCTGACGTCGTCGAACTCCTTCATAGTCGCGACAGCATCCACAACCTTCTTTGCTTCCTTCAGGAGCTTTTCTACCTGTTTTTCCATGTGTCATCCTTTATTCCAAGTGAAACGTGAAACGTGAATAGGTTCCGCCATTGGCGGGATTCACTGCTCACTGTGCACTATTCACTGATTTAACTCACATTTCACAATTCACTATCTCAAAAAAACAAAAATTCCGCCCCAAGGGGACGGAATAATTTCCGCGTTACCACCCCGATTTCCCCGCAATACGGGGGCTCTCGGTGGGCCAGGGTTGATGAATAATCCCCTCGCCCATCTCCTGTAACGGGGAGAATCCGTCCTGCCCTACTTAAACAACTGTTTCAGGCAGGAAGCTCGGGAGTGAAAGGCCATCCGGGACCGCCGGGGAAGCTTTCAGCCAAGGGCTGCCCCTCTCTTCGACGTTCCGTAACGAAAAACCGATCTCCGTCTTCGCTTCTCATATTCTTATTTATGCATTTCCCAGGCACTTAAACCTGGAAAACAAAGATCTGACCAGTCAGCTTAAAAATATCTTCAAAACGGCACGTTTTGAAGATCAGGTGTTCTGCTCAAGGCCTCCTGATGCGACTTTGACAAGTTCCGCAAAGGCAGCATCATCATGAACAGCGATATCGGAAAGTACCTTGCGATCTAACGTGACGCCAGCCTGATTCAGTCCCTGAATGAATTTGCTGTAGGAAAGACCATGGTTCCTGGCAGCCGCGTTGATCCGCACGATCCACAGGCGTCTGAAATCCCGTTTCTTGTTGCGTCGATCGCGGTAAGCATAGGCAAGCCCCTTTTCTACAGTCATTCGGGCCTGACCTACAAGGTTCTTTCTTCCGCCCCATGAACCCTTAGCCAGGGAAAGCAGGCTTTTTCTTTTCTTTCTGGCGTGAACCGCCCTTTTTACTCTGGGCATGCTGTAACTCCTTTAGATATTTAAAATCTGAGAAAGTTTTTCGTCAGATTTTAAATATAGGGGATTAATTTCCTGATATTTTTCACGTCTGCAGCATGAACCAAAGTGCCGCCGCGAAGCCGGCGTTTTCTCTTCTGATCCTTGCTGGTCAGTATGTGGCTGTGATTGGCTCTTCGCCTCTTTATTTTGCCGGTCCCAGTCTTCCCGAAACGCTTGGCGGCTCCCCTGTTTGTTTTGATCTTGGGCATTTTGTACTCCGTTAGCGATGCTGCGGGCTATTACACATCCCGCTATTGATGAGGTTACACTCTATTGGGCGATGGGTGTCAGGATCGTGACCAGGTTACGACCCTCCATTTTCGCCGGAGCTTCAACAACCGATATATCCTCAAGCATTTCCGTCAACTTCTGCAGGACCATCCTGCCTCTATCTATGTGAACGATCTCGCGGCCCCTGAACCGTACTGTTATCTTAAGCTTGTTACCTTCGGCCAGAAAGCGTTTGGCGTGTTTGGCCTTGGTCTCAAGATCATGATCGTCCGTTTTGGGACGAATCTTTACTTCCTTGATCAGAATGATTTTCTGGTTCTTCTTTGCCAGTTGAGCTTTTTTACTCTGTTCGTACTTGAACTTGCCGTAATCCATTATTCGGCAGACTGGAGGATCGGCGGTGGGCGCGACCTCCACCAGATCGAGGCCTCTATCCTCCGCTGCTGCTATGGCGTTGTGTTTTTCCAGAATACCCAGCTGCTCACCTTCGGGTCCTATGACGCGCAGTTCCCGGGCGGTGATCATCCGGTTGACAGCGATTTTCTTTTCGGCTGCTATCTCACTCCTCCTTGTACGGGATTGCGGGTGGGGACATCAGATCCCTCACCTGTTCCACGAAATCCTCAAGGGACACAGTCCCCCTGTCGCCGTCCTCCCGGTCTCTTAAAGCCACAGTCCCGGTATCGGCTTCCTGATCTCCCAGAATAAGCATGTAAGGTACTTTCTCCAGGCGGGCTTCACGGATCTTGTATCCGATCTTCTCATTTCGAAGGTCCGATTCTACACGAAAACCCTCTTTTCGAAGTTTACCCGCTACAGAACGAGCATAGGTAGCACTCCTGTCGGTTATTGTCAATATCTTGACCTGAACAGGGGACAGCCACACCGGAAAGGCTCCCGCGAAATGCTCGATGAGAACCCCGAGAAAACGGTCGATGGACCCCAGAATAACCCTGTGGAGCATAATGGGACGATGCCTTTCTCCGTCAGCGCCAACATACTCCAGCTCGAACCGTTCCGGAAGAGCAAAATCACACTGGACAGTTGCGCACTGCCACATGCGGCCAATGGCGTCCTTTAAGATAACATCTATCTTGGGTCCGTAAAAAGCTCCATCTCCCTTGTTGATCTTATAGCTGATACCTTCATCATCCAGAGCTTCCATAAGGGCTTTTGTTGCTCTTTCCCAGTCTTCCTCGCTGCCGATAGATTTTTCCGGTCTGGTGGAAATTTCCATTTCATATTCAAAACCGAAGACCCCCATCATATCGCGCACAAAGTTGATGACACCCCTGATCTCAGAGTTGAGCTGCTCTGGAGTGCACAGAATATGGGCATCATCCTGGGTGAACCCCCTGACCCGCAGCAATCCGTGCAGAACACCAGATTTCTCATGCCGGTGGACGGTACCCAGTTCAAAGTATCTCAGGGGAAGGTCCCGGTAACTTCTAATAGCGGACTTGTATATTAGCATGTGGGCGACGCAGTTCATCGGCTTTATGCCGTACTGAGCGCCCTCCATCTCTGTAAAGTACATGTTCTCACGATAGTTATCCCAATGCCCCGATTTCTTCCACAGGTCCACCTTGAGAAGCTGCGGACCCATGACAATGTGATAACCCCGCCTCAGGTGCTCCTTTTTTTCCAGATCCTCTATGAGGGTTCTGACCAGAGCGCCCTTGGGATGATAGAGTACCAGTCCTGGTCCCGCTTCCTCCTCTATAGAGAAAAGTTCCAACTCGCGGCCCAGTTTCCTGTGATCCCTTTTCCTGGCTTCCTCGAGCCGCTCCAGGTAGGCTTTCAGATCCTTTTTATCGACCCAGGAGGTCCCATACAGACGCTGCAGCATCTTTTTATGTTCATCGCCTCTCCAGTAAGCCCCCGCTGTATGAAGGAGCTTAAAGGCTTTCACATAGCCTGTATCAGGGACGTGAGGTCCGCGGCACATATCCACGAAATCACCTTGCCGGTAAACCGAGACAGTATCGTCCTCGATCTCCTTGATCAGCTCGACCTTGTATTCCTCCCCAAGCTCTTCAAACAGCTTGATGCCCTCTTCCCTGGACAGAACCTCCCTGGTGAAAGGTACTTTCTCGGCAACGATCCTGTCCATCTCCTTCTCAATCCGTTTAAGATCCTCCTCGTTGATGCTTTCCGGCAGATCGATGTCGTAATAGAAACCGTCCAGGATCGGAGGGCCGATGGCCAGTTTTACGTTGGGATAGAGCCTTTTCACAGCCTGGGCCATCACATGGGAAGAGCTGTGTCTGAATATATCCACCCCTTCTTCGTCGTTGAAAGTCAGAAAGCGAACCAGGGATGCCTGTTTAAGGGGGGTGGACATATCTTTCAGCGACCCGTCGACCTCTGCGGCCAGGGATGCCTTGGCCAGATTGCGGCTAATGGATTCGGCAACCTGTCCCAGGGTCGTGCCAGCCTCGTAGTCCCTGCTTGAACCGTCTGGAAATGTTATTTTCAACGCCAATACTCCCGGGTTTGAGGTTTGGTGTTTGATGTTTGATGTTTGAGGTTTCAACGTCAAACCGTGAACTTCAAACTTCAAACATTTTTTCCTAACAACAAGGCATCCTGATTTTTGGTGACCAGGATGCCTTGGTTTGAAAAGCGCATGGTAGGCGCGGGCGGGATTGAACCGCCGACTTCTTCCGCGTCAGGGAAGCGCTCTCCCACTGAGCTACGCGCCTACAGAACGAAAATCTTACTAGCAACTGCCGCAACCTTTGTCAAGAATACAGTTTCAAGGCATATGCTGATTCAAATATTCCCCTCTAAACTTTGACAGGGTCGCAAAAAGTCCGTAATCGGCTTTTTGCTCCTCGGAAAGGGAAAAACGTCGTTTTCCCTTTCCTTACAAATCAATGACTTATATCCGGAGTCATTGATTTGGGCGCCCCGCGCGGGGCGCATTGATGACTTTTTGCGAAGTCATCAAACTTTACACCTTGTATTGTAATTTGATACCCCGTTGTTCGCAATAAGATAAGAATATCAGGTTTGAAGTTTGAAGTTTGAGGTTTGAGGTTCTCTTTGGGCTTTGGGCATTGGTCTATATTTCCCCCTACACCCTGCACTCTGCACTTTGCACTCATTTCCCTGTGAAAAGCCGATCTACCCATTTCACAGGGAAATGTCATACACCACACCCAACATCAGGGAATTCAAAGGTCTGAAACCTGCTTCCTCCTCCTGGAAAGCCCAGGAGTGCTCATAGGAAAGACTGAAAAGAAAGTGAGGGAGAAAATTATAGAGTGCGCTCGCCCTGGAATGAAGAGCTGAGTCCTCCGAAAACAGTTTGATGTCCGGACTGTCTGCCCTTGACCATATCGAGATCTCCAGACCTCTGCCATTTTCCTCTTTAAGCTGCGCTTCAAACCTGGCTCTACTCATGGAATCGTCGTCGAACCTGTCCAGCCCTCCGCTTATACTGAAAGAATCACCCAGGTCATACTGAATATCGTAGGAACGCATTGTTCTGTCCGGCATTGTCCCATCCAGCGGATTCGATCCCAAAAAAGGCTGGCTGTTGGGGCCCCACCTGTAAACCGGGTATGAGGCATCAAACCATGCCGGCACATACCCGCCTTCACAAATAATGGACCTGAACAGCAGTTTCAGCCGATTAAGATAGCTGTGTGTAAAATCCAGGGTGGCAGACAGCTCCCCCCCTCTTCCTTTCGCTTCCCCGTTGATGTCTCCTGCATGGGCACCAATACCAAAGTCCAGAACGTTTCCTTCGACCAGTTCCACCCGGATCCCTGCCGCCTCGGCTGTCAAACGTTCACTATCGTACGTATCGGGCCGCCCTCCGATAGAGTCCCTGCTGAAAGCCACGGGCGCCTTCGGATCAACTGCTCCCTCAACTACAAGCGTAACCCCCCTGAAAACCCTCCACGTAAGAGCAACGGCCTGCACCGTTGGATCCACTGGCCGATCCATTCCGGCATCCAGATCAAAATGCTCCTCCGTCCATTGGATCCTGACACCCGGAAGAACATAATCGATCTCTCCCCTTCCGGAAAGATCCCGAACAAGGAATCCATCACCCGGCGTCCAGTCAGTAAAAACCTCCAGCCCGCCACTGATGTGCCCGGTGCCGGAACTATACCTCAGGGCGTTCAAAGGTCTTAGCGGATCTCCCTTTCTGTTCCAGTCATCACGGTCGAACTCCCAGGTTTGAGTATCCCATCTGAGGGGGAGATCCAACGCGAATTCAAATGTGGGTGTACGATAGGAAGTTGCCAGAAGGACAGCGCTATAGCGGGTTGAGCCCCCGGAATCCCTGTCCTTTTGTGCGATCGTGCCCAGACCGCTCCTGAGGTTAAGGATCCCTGCATGGGCGCCGAAAGGCATGACCAGTATTAACAGGATAACGAACCAGGATCTGCAGCCAGGCAAGTTCAGTCCTCCAGAACCTTCAGTCCGTCAAAGATGTAAACAGCACCAGAAATGATCGTCAGACCGCCCGTGATCACTAACATGGGCCGGTAAAGATAGAATAGAAAGGAGATATCTGCGGCTGATTGAAGGAGGACGAGGAGAATGTAGCTGAACTGGAAAAAGGTCGTGATCTTGCCGATAGGCTGGGGTCGAATGGTCAGTTCGTTTTTCATTAGATATACGAGCAGGCTTCCGCTCACGATGATGAAATCACGGCTGATGACAGCCAGGGTTATCCAGAGAGGAATGATCTTGAGCACAGAAAGTGTGAGGAATGAGGCCGTGATGAGGAGTTTGTCCGCCAACGGATCCAGAAAGGTTCCGAGCTTCGTCTGAAGCTTCCAGACCCTGGCTATGAAACCGTCCAATCCATCGGAGATTGCAGCTGCAAGATACACTGCCGCCGCGAAGATCATCTCACCCTGTATGATCTTGTAAAGGAAAAGCGGGATCAGGAGAATCCTGATTATCGTAATAGCGTTAGGTAGGTTCATCTGCCTTCTTATTAGCTATGATCCCCACCTTCAGCACATAGGGAAACCTGGAAGGATATCGTCCAAGGAAGTCTTCAACGGAAAGTTGAAAATCGGTCATACCCGGGCTAACCTGGAAGGTGAAGTACAAAGCTTTCCCTCTGCTCTTGGCGAGCTGATCTTCAAGAAGACTGCCGCCGGCGAAGACTCTTACCCGTGATCGGACCTCACCGGGTCCCGTCTGTTCCACCAGAACAGACACTTCCTTTGCTTCGGCAGGCAGTTTAAATCGGAAAAAGTCCAGGTCCCTCGAAGGATCAACCCTTCCCAGGATTCCCATCCCAACAGGGGCATCATTTGCGCTTCCCGATTCAGAGTTGCCCTCGATCTCCTGCCAGGCAACAAACTCGATCTTTCGGATATCATCAGGGTTTTCTATCCCGGGCACCGGCAACCGCCTGTAAAAGGTTACCTCTTCACCAAACTCCCGAACACCGGTAGTAACCGCCTCACCAGTCATGGTAAGGGTTATCCCGCCTTCATGAACCTCCACTTTGAAAGGCCTCAGTTTTCTTTCCAGCATGGAAAGGACACGGACAGCATCGTCCAATGCTTTCGATGTCCATATAATATAATGGGACTGGTCAAGACTGAAACTCACCGGGACGATGGATGTTGTTTCTCCCAGGCGAAACTGCATCTCATTTAATACATGCCTCACAGTGACCGCGTCATGTCTACCCTCAAAGACCAGATCAATAGACCCTCTCTTGGCTTCTCCGGCCAGATAACGTTCCGTGAGCTTGCCCGACATCCGTGAAACCATCTCGTCTATGGTTTTCTCGAGACCTTTTGAAAGCAAAGTCCCATCCCGGGTCCCCAGGCTGACTTCCAGTTCCTGGATAGCAACGTCCAGCAAGGTTCCTGTCTCAACATCAACAGCCTGAACGGTAAGGTACATGGGAATGGTCATTGTGCTGCCGGTCACCACCGCTTCACCATTTTTTTTAAAAAGGACTCCGATAGCCAGATCAGCCAGTGAGACCAGACCTCCAGACACCAACGCTACTGGAGCCTGAGG comes from bacterium and encodes:
- a CDS encoding CDP-alcohol phosphatidyltransferase family protein, coding for MNLPNAITIIRILLIPLFLYKIIQGEMIFAAAVYLAAAISDGLDGFIARVWKLQTKLGTFLDPLADKLLITASFLTLSVLKIIPLWITLAVISRDFIIVSGSLLVYLMKNELTIRPQPIGKITTFFQFSYILLVLLQSAADISFLFYLYRPMLVITGGLTIISGAVYIFDGLKVLED